A single Larimichthys crocea isolate SSNF chromosome VIII, L_crocea_2.0, whole genome shotgun sequence DNA region contains:
- the tjp1a gene encoding tight junction protein ZO-1 isoform X8, with product MKYQKYITVMQMAMGVTASNKDCLPTKRQLWVTPQDGETSPSGAPGCSDEPTGALGGAGAMAMPATSTLSLPMSQGKPSLRRIKGRIHRSKSLDSMDLLDSNSAAMEETVIWEQHTVTLHRAAGFGFGIAISGGRDNPHFQSGETSIVISDVLKGGPAEGLLQENDRVVMVNAVSMDNVEHAYAVQQLRKSGKNAKITIRRKRKVQIPVSRPGDRETMSEHEEEDSDEEDGYDHHSGRVGPNAYEGAIGGTGTGRRHDRERSSSSRRDHSASRERSVSPRSDRRSQASSAPPRPAKVTLVKSRKNEAEYGLRLASHIFVKDISPESLAARDGNIQEGDVVLKINGTVTENLSLIDAKKLIERSKGKLKMVVQRDERATLLNIPDLDDSIPSANNSDRDDISEIHSLTSDHSNRSHGRGSRSRSPDRPEPSDHLRHSPRQISNGSHRSRDEERISKPGSMSTPVKSSDDGVMSQASDQASSRDDKLLPPLPEPKPVYAQPGQPDVDLPVSPSDAPVPSAAHDDSILRPSMKLVKFKKGESVGLRLAGGNDVGIFVAGVLEDSPAAKEGLEEGDQILRVNNVDFANIIREEAVLFLLDLPRGEEVTILAQKKKDVYRRIVESDVGDSFYIRTHFEYEKESPYGLSFNKGEVFRVVDTLYNGKLGSWLAIRIGKNHQEVERGIIPNKNRAEQLSSVQYTLPKTPGGDRADFWRFRGLRSSKRNLRKSREDLSAQPVQTKFPAYERVVLREAGFLRPVVIFGPIADVAREKLAREEPDVFELAKTQQQQGGEKSEPRDAGTDQKSSGIIRLHTIKQIIDRDKHAVLDITPNAVDRLNYAQWYPIVVFLNPDTKQGVKTMRTRLCPESRKSARKLYERALKLRKNNHHLFTTTINLNNMNDGWFGALKEIIQQQQNQLVWVSEGKADGATEDDLDIHDDRLSYLSAPGSEYSMYSTDSRHTSDYEDTDTEGGAYTDQELDETLNDDVGPPTEPAITRSSEPVREDPPVIQEPPGYAGYQHTVQPDPLNRIDPAGFKAPVPQQMFQKDPYSTDNTGRTGHSMKPVAYNPSQGYHPDQPYRDYDHPPSRYDVSSSGVSSGGGYPEPKYRNYDSNPPYENSVPHYDQQQWNPYNQPHSTANSQGYDPRLPYGDGPESQYTPPLRYDEPPPQQGFDGRPRYGKPTGPAPVRYDEPPPPAPGPELHYDQDPHLNTYPSATRSPDPAAQRPAYNQGPTPQQKSYKPQQYDPIPVNSETSHTPPPKAEAPSPSPADAPKPVPARDEQQDDPAMRPQSVLTRVKMFENKRSVSVDRARDTGDAPVNKAADLPLKAGGVIPKANSLSNLDQEKNFRAPGPQKPQSNASDDIVRSNHYDPDEDEDYYRKQLSYFDKLQTGPSKPQPQAQVTHNYPRTESVEKPSPVEKKYEPVPQVTPSLPPATLPKPAPEVKPPAREDTVQTNFLPHKSFPEKSPVNGTSELPPKTVTNSGAPPVSSYNRYTPKPYTTSAKPFARMFDSPKFNHNLLPNDKPEIAPKGTSPVKPQIPPQPQNTDHDSGLDTFTRTMDHRSKHQHNNINAVPKAIPVSPSALDDDEDEDEGHTVVATARGIFNSNGGVLSSIETGVSIIIPQGAIPEGVEQEIYFKVCRDNSILPPLDKEKGETLLSPLVMCGPHGLKFLKPVELRLPHCASMTPDGWSFALKSSDSSSGDPKSWQNKSLPGDPNYLVGANCVSVLIDHF from the exons AGTGCAGCGATGGAGGAAACAGTCATATGGGAACAGCACACAGTGACCCTTCACAGG gCCGCAGGTTTTGGGTTTGGTATTGCCATCTCAGGTGGTCGAGATAACCCTCATTTCCAGAGTGGAGAAACCTCCATTGTGATATCTGATGTTCTGAAAGGAGGTCCTGCAGAGGGACTGCTGCA AGAAAATGACCGCGTGGTGATGGTAAATGCAGTCTCCATGGACAACGTAGAGCATGCCTACGCTGTGCAGCAGCTCCGAAAGAGTGGCAAAAATGCAAAGATA ACTATTCGCCGGAAAAGGAAAGTGCAGATCCCTGTTTCTCGGCCAGGGGACAGGGAGACGATGTCAGAGCACGAGGAAGAGGACAGCGATGAGGAAGATGGCTATGACCACCACAGTGGGCGTGTTGGTCCAAATGCCTACGAAGGAGCAATCGGAGGCACGGGCACTGGCAGGCGTCATGACCGTGagcggagcagcagcagcaggcgggACCACAGTGCCTCGCGGGAGCGGAGCGTCTCACCACGCTCTGATCGCCGATCACAAGCCTCCTCTGCCCCACCCAGGCCTGCCAAGGTCACCCTTGTCAAGTCCCGCAAAAATGAAG CAGAATATGGATTGCGGTTGGCCAGCCACATCTTTGTGAAGGACATCTCCCCAGAAAGCCTTGCTGCCAGAGATGGAAACATCCAGGAGGGAGATGTTGTACTTAAG ATCAATGGCACAGTCACGGAGAACCTATCACTGATAGATGCCAAGAAGCTGATTGAGAGGTCAAAGGGCAAGTTGAAGATGGTGGTGCAGAGAGATGAGCGAGCCACGCTGCTCAACATTCCTGACCTTGATGACAGCATCCCATCAGCCAATAACTCCGACAGAGACG aCATTTCAGAAATACATTCACTGACATCAGACCATTCCAATCGATCCCACGGGCGAGGCAGTCGATCACGTTCCCCTGACAGGCCCGAACCGTCGGACCATCTCCGTCACTCACCTCGCCAGATCAGCAATGGCAG ccATCGAAGTCGAGATGAGGAACGCATATCCAAACCAGGGTCCATGTCCACACCCGTGAAAAGCTCTGATGATGGTGTCATGTCACAGGCCAGCGACCAGGCCAGCTCCAGAGATGACAAACTGTTACCTCCACTGCCTG AACCAAAGCCAGTTTATGCACAACCTGGTCAGCCTGACGTGGATCTGCCTGTCAGCCCCTCTGATGCCCCTGTACCCAGCGCTGCTCATGATGACAGCATCCTCAG GCCGAGTATGAAGCTGGTCAAGTTTAAGAAGGGAGAGAGTGTCGGTCTGCGGTTAGCAGGAGGAAACGATGTGGGAATCTTTGTGGCAGGAGTTTTGGAGGACAGTCCTGCAGCCAAGGAGGGGCTGGAGGAAGGAGACCAGATCCTCAGG GTGAACAATGTGGACTTTGCTAATATCATCCGAGAAGAGGCTGTGTTGTTTCTCCTGGATCTCCCAAGAGGAGAAGAAGTTACCATCCTGGCTCAGAAGAAAAAGGATG TGTATCGGAGGATAGTGGAATCAGACGTTGGCGACTCCTTCTACATTCGGACACATTTTGAATATGAGAAAGAGTCACCGTACGGGCTGAGCTTTAACAAAGGCGAGGTGTTCCGTGTAGTAGACACGCTCTACAATGGTAAATTAGGCTCCTGGCTCGCTATCCGCATTGGCAAGAACCATCAGGAAGTGGAAAGGGGCATCATTCCCAACAAGAACAG AGCTGAGCAGCTATCCAGCGTGCAGTACACCCTCCCCAAGACACCAGGAGGCGACAGAGCCGACTTCTGGCGATTCCGAGGATTACGAAGCTCCAAGAGGAATTTGAGGAAGAGCAGGGAGGACCTGTCAGCCCAGCCAGTTCAGACCAAGTTCCCTGCGTATGAGAGGGTGGTGCTGAGGGAAG CTGGGTTCCTGAGGCCTGTGGTTATCTTTGGGCCGATAGCAGACGTAGCCAGAGAGAAACTGGCCAGGGAGGAGCCAGACGTTTTTGAACTAGCAA aaacacagcaacaacaaggaGGGGAAA AGAGTGAACCCAGGGATGCAGGAACCGATCAGAAAAGCTCCGGCATCATTCGTCTGCACACCATTAAACAGATCATTGACCGG gaCAAGCATGCAGTGCTGGACATCACCCCTAATGCAGTGGACCGTCTGAACTACGCTCAGTGGTATCCAATCGTAGTGTTCCTCAACCCAGACACCAAGCAGGGCGTCAAGACCATGAGGACCCGTCTGTGCCCTGAGTCGAGGAAGAGTGCCAGGAAGCTTTATGAACGTGCTCTCAAATTAAGGAAGAACAACCACCACCTCTTCACCA CAACCATAAACTTGAACAACATGAATGATGGTTGGTTTGGAGCACTGAAAGAGAtaatccagcagcagcagaaccagcTGGTGTGGGTTTCAGAGGGCAAg GCTGACGGGGCCACCGAGGATGACCTGGACATCCACGACGACCGCCTGTCCTACCTGTCGGCGCCAGGCAGTGAGTACTCCATGTACAGCACCGACAGCCGCCACACCTCCGACTACGAGGACACGGACACGGAGGGTGGAGCCTACACCGACCAGGAGCTGGACGAGACACTGAATGATGATGTGGGACCACCCACAGAGCCTGCCATCACCCGCTCATCAGAGCCTGTCCGTGAGGACCCGCCTGTCATCCAGGAGCCCCCTGGCTATGCTGGCTACCAGCACACAGTGCAGCCGGACCCCCTGAACCGCATCGACCCGGCTGGATTCAAGGCACCAGTGCCGCAGCAG ATGTTTCAGAAGGATCCATACAGCACAGACAACACAGGGAGAACTGGTCACAGCATGAAGCCTGTGGCTTACAACCCTTCGCAGGGATATCACCCTGACCAGCCATACAGAGATTACGACCACCCACCCAGTCGGTATGATGTCAGCAGCAGTGGAGTCAGCAGCGGAGGTGGTTACCCAGAACCAAAGTACCGTAACTATGACTCTAACCCACCCTACGAGAACAGTGTGCCTCACTACGACCAGCAACAGTGGAACCCCTACAACCAGCCGCACTCTACTGCCAACTCCCAGGGCTACGATCCCCGTTTGCCATACGGTGACGGCCCTGAATCCCAGTACACTCCTCCTCTCCGCTACGATGAGCCCCCACCTCAGCAAGGATTCGACGGGCGGCCTCGCTACGGTAAACCGACAGGTCCAGCTCCCGTACGTTATGATGAACCTCCACCTCCGGCTCCAGGGCCTGAACTACACTACGACCAGGATCCTCACCTGAACACGTATCCCTCAGCTACCCGCTCGCCAGACCCCGCTGCTCAGCGGCCTGCCTATAACCAGGGACCAACACCGCAACAAAAGAGCTACAAACCTCAGCAGTATGACCCCATTCCTGTGAACTCTGAAACCAGCCACACACCACCTCCCAAAGCAGAGgccccctctccttctcctgccGACGCTCCAAAGCCTGTCCCTGCCAGAGATGAGCAACAGGATGACCCCGCCATGCGGCCACAGTCAGTCCTGACAAGGGTCAAGATGTTTGAGAACAAACgctctgtgtctgtggacaGAGCCAGAGATACAGGGGATGCACCTGTGAATAAG GCAGCTGATTTACCTTTGAAAGCAGGCGGAGTGATCCCTAAAGCAAACTCTCTGAGCAACCTGGATCAAGAGAAGAACTTTAG AGCCCCAGGGCCTCAGAAGCCTCAGTCCAACGCAAGTGATGACATTGTGCGCTCCAACCATtacgaccctgatgaggacgaGGACTACTACAGGAAACAGCTGTCTTACTTTGACAAGCTCCAGACCGGTCCCAGCAAACCACAGCCACAAGCACAAGTAACCCACAACTACCCTAG GACCGAGTCAGTGGAGAAACCAAGTCCAGTGGAGAAAAAATATGAACCAGTCCCCCAGGTGACACCTTCTCTGCCACCAGCCACACTGCCCAAACCTGCACCTGAAG TCAAGCCTCCTGCGAGAGAGGACACTGTCCAGACCAACTTCCTGCCTCACAAGAGTTTCCCTGAGAAGTCGCCAGTTAACGGCACAAGTGAGCTGCCTCCAAAAACAGTCACTAACAGCGGGGCTCCCCCGGTCTCCAGCTATAACCGCTACACACCCAAGCCCTACACCACATCTGCCAAGCCTTTTGCGCGTATGTTCGACAGTCCTAAATTCAACCACAACCTTCTGCCCAATGACAAGCCTGAGATTGCTCCAAAG GGCACCAGCCCAGTGAAGCCTCAGATACCCCCACAGCCCCAGAACACAGACCATGACAGTGGCCTGGACACTTTCACCCGCACTATGGACCACCGCTCCAAACACCAGCATAACAACATCAACGCTGTGCCCAAGGCCATCCCTGTGAG CCCCAGTGCcctggatgatgatgaggatgaagatgagggTCACACAGTGGTAGCAACAGCTCGAGGTATCTTTAACTCCAATGGTGGCGTCCTGAGCTCCATCGAGACAGGCGTCAGCATAATTATCCCACAGGGCGCCATCCCTGAGGGCGTGGAGCAGGAGATCTACTTCAAGGTCTGCAGAGACAACAGCATCCTGCCACCGCTCGACAAGGAGAAAG gagAGACTCTGCTCAGCCCTCTGGTGATGTGTGGACCTCATGGCCTCAAGTTTTTGAAGCCTGTGGAGCTGCGCTTACCTCACTGTGCGTCAATGACCCCTGATGGTTGGTCTTTTGCTCTAAAATCCTCCGACTCCTCGTCGG gtgacCCAAAAAGCTGGCAGAACAAGTCTCTCCCAGGGGACCCCAACTACCTGGTGGGAGCcaactgtgtttctgtgctcaTTGATCACTTTTAA